In a genomic window of Paracoccaceae bacterium:
- a CDS encoding sugar ABC transporter ATP-binding protein, producing MGIALTPALDGAEGGRMTDKLHQGLFFDGIDKHFGGTYALKDVSLSVGRGEIVALLGENGAGKSTLIKVLGGIHAPDAGSVLIDGQPYQHRTAGFGERQKVAFIHQDLGLIEWMTVAENIALALGYSLRGGLIRWRDVESLAVRALKKVDCDFDPTTRVEDLTRTEKSLVAIARALAVDSEFLVLDEPTASLPVDEVERLFNALRPLRARGVGMIYVSHRLDEIFQIADRVAVLRDGIMVGVRRIEHTTPEELVQKIVGRKARETMKSQDLPGDDILHLQDFAVGKVGPMTITLKRNEIVGLVGLRGAGHEAISRALFGLSEFSGDVSLLGERPDLTSSQAALRFGIGLVARDRTEESVAMNLTIRENTFLNPAAIGRGFFNLLSAGKEADQAARIGSDLGLSPNDPTLAIEALSGGNQQKVVIGRWLATRRRLLICEDPTAGVDVGAKSEIYALLNRALAEGVGILIVSTDFEEIATICHRAIVFSQGKLVEELAGTRLSTENLIQSASAGNIGSQKEQPNAIA from the coding sequence ATGGGAATTGCTCTGACGCCAGCGCTGGATGGCGCTGAGGGGGGACGTATGACGGACAAGCTGCATCAAGGTCTTTTCTTTGATGGAATCGACAAGCATTTCGGCGGGACCTATGCGCTGAAAGATGTATCGCTGTCTGTCGGGCGCGGCGAGATCGTCGCGCTCTTAGGCGAAAATGGCGCAGGAAAGTCCACCTTAATCAAAGTGCTGGGAGGCATCCATGCGCCGGATGCGGGTTCGGTTTTGATCGACGGACAACCCTATCAACATCGAACTGCCGGTTTTGGCGAACGCCAAAAAGTAGCCTTTATTCATCAGGACCTTGGACTGATCGAATGGATGACAGTCGCGGAAAACATAGCGCTGGCCTTGGGTTATTCGTTGCGCGGCGGGCTGATCCGCTGGCGCGATGTAGAGTCCCTTGCTGTCCGGGCATTGAAAAAGGTCGATTGTGATTTTGATCCGACAACACGTGTCGAAGACCTGACCCGGACCGAAAAGTCCCTTGTCGCGATCGCGCGGGCGCTCGCGGTCGATAGCGAGTTTCTGGTGCTTGACGAACCAACCGCGTCACTGCCCGTCGATGAGGTCGAGCGATTGTTTAATGCGTTGCGCCCTTTGCGCGCGCGCGGCGTGGGGATGATATACGTCAGCCACCGGCTGGACGAAATATTTCAGATTGCGGATCGGGTCGCCGTTTTGCGGGATGGGATCATGGTTGGCGTGCGCCGTATCGAGCACACAACCCCTGAAGAATTGGTGCAAAAAATTGTTGGCAGGAAAGCGCGCGAAACGATGAAGTCTCAGGATTTACCCGGTGATGATATTCTGCACTTGCAGGATTTTGCCGTTGGCAAGGTCGGTCCAATGACGATTACGCTCAAGCGCAATGAAATCGTGGGGCTTGTCGGCCTGCGCGGCGCGGGCCATGAGGCCATTTCGCGTGCGCTTTTCGGTCTAAGCGAGTTTTCTGGTGATGTTTCATTGTTGGGCGAGCGACCCGATTTGACCTCGTCGCAGGCGGCCCTTCGCTTCGGGATCGGGCTTGTCGCCAGAGATCGTACCGAAGAGTCAGTCGCCATGAACCTGACAATTCGTGAAAACACGTTTCTTAACCCCGCTGCAATCGGGCGCGGTTTTTTTAACCTGTTGTCGGCCGGCAAAGAAGCGGATCAAGCTGCGAGAATTGGATCGGATCTCGGGCTTTCGCCAAATGATCCGACGCTGGCGATAGAAGCGCTCTCGGGCGGAAATCAACAAAAAGTGGTTATCGGGCGCTGGTTGGCCACGCGGCGACGATTGCTGATTTGCGAGGACCCGACGGCAGGTGTGGATGTCGGTGCGAAATCGGAAATCTACGCTTTGCTCAATCGTGCTTTGGCCGAAGGTGTCGGCATTTTGATTGTGTCGACCGACTTTGAAGAGATCGCAACAATCTGCCATCGGGCCATTGTTTTCAGCCAAGGCAAACTCGTGGAAGAACTCGCGGGAACGCGCCTTTCTACAGAAAATCTGATTCAATCCGCGTCTGCCGGCAACATCGGG